Genomic window (Desulfitobacterium chlororespirans DSM 11544):
GGGTGATGCAGAAATTACCTTGATAAACCATGAAAGACGAATATCATGGTAAAAGTATGCTAGCCGGGAACTTCACCCGTTATCCATGAAGCGTATATGATAGTATACGAAGTAAGTGGCGTATTTACGCAATGCAGGTGGTATCGCAGAGATGGAAGTCTTTGTCCTATAAGGGGACAGAGGCTTTTTTAATTTTCTTTTTCGGGATAGAAAGCTTCAATCAAAATGGAGTTTTTTAAAATATTTACACTAAACAAACGAAAGGAATGAAACCACATGACGAAAACACCTTACAAAATCTATCTCTCCGAAGAGGAAATGCCGAAAAGCTGGTACAACTTGAAGGCTGTAATGAAGGAACTTCCCCCTCCTATGCTTCACCCTGGAACGCTAAAGCCCTGCACCATCGAAGATCTGCAACCTGTATTTTGTGATGAGTTAATCGAACAGGAATTAAACACTAAAGATTTTTATATTGAGATCCCTGAAGATATACGAGATTTCTATAAGATGTACCGTCCTTCTCCCTTGGTCAGAGCCTATTGCCTGGAAAAGCTGCTGGATACTCCCGCAGAGATCTACTATAAATTTGAAGGAACCAATACCTCCGGCTCCCACAAACTCAACTCCGCTGCCGCCCAGGTCTACTATGCTAAAAAACAAGGTTTAACTTCCCTTACTACAGAGACCGGCGCGGGGCAATGGGGTACGGCCCTATCCATGGCCTGTGCCTATTATCAAATTGATCTCACCGTCTATATGGTGAAGATCTCCTCTGAGCAGAAGCCCTATCGCAAGGCTGTGATTGAGACTTATGGCGGTAAGGTCATCCCCTCTCCCTCTGACACCACAGAAATCGGGAAAAAAATCCTCGCCGAAAATCCCGGCACCGGCGGCTCCCTAGGATGCGCTATCTCCGAAGCAATCGAAGTAGCTCTAAAATCTGAGAATTGCCGCTATGTCCTGGGCAGTGTCCTTGATCACGTGGTTCTCCACCAAACCGTGATCGGTGAAGAGACCAAGATTGCCTGCGAAAAGTACGGTATTCAGCCCGATATTATGATCGGCTGCGTAGGAGGCGGCTCCAATTATGCCGGCCTGATTGCTCCCTTCTTCGGAGATAAACTCCAAGGAAAAAATAACATTACCTTTATCGGTGTAGAGCCTGCCTCTTGTCCATCTTTAACCCGTGGCAAATATGCCTATGATTTTGGCGATACAGGAAAAACCACTCCACTTCTAAAAATGTACACTTTGGGCTCAGGATTCATTCCCTCCCCCAACCATTCCGGTGGTCTTCGCTACCACGGCATGAGCGGCATTGTATCCAAGCTCTATCATGATGGCCTTATGGAAGCCCGGGCGGTTGAGCAATCCAAGATCTTCGATGCTGCTACTCTCTTTGCCCGCAGTGAAGGAATTCTTCCCGCTCCTGAATCTTCCCACGCACTGCGGGTAGCCATTGATGAAGCCCTTAAATGCAAAGAAACCGGAGAGAAGAAAACCATTCTCTTCGGGCTCTCCGGCACCGGATACTTTGACCTGTCCGCTTATATGAATTACAACGCGGGCACCATGACCGACTTTATCCCTACGGATGAAGATTTAGAAAAAAGCTTTGCTACTTTGCCTAAAGTAGACTAAAACTGAAAGCCTATTTCCCTCATAAAAACCAAGTAGTAGAGCATGGATATCCATTCCGGGAAATCCTCTCTACCACTTGGTTGTAGGCCTTATAATTTGTCGTTTACTATAACTGTCCTGCTAAGGTTGCTTTATCCGTGCTGCATTCCATATCTTTAACTTTCTTGCCTTTGTCCAATACCACAACGGCAGGGGCATTGGTTACACTATATTTTTCAGCGAGGTTTTTCTTTGTTGCCATATCAACTTTCACCAATATGTACTCTTCGCTATGTTCTTTGTGAAGTTCTTCCATTAGTGAAGAGAACTCCAGACTTTGAGTGTCGGCTGCATTAAAGAATACCAGTAAGACCTTCTTCTCACTATTCAGGATGCTCTTTTGGAAAGTCTCAAGTTCCTCAATATAGCGTTCTGCAGCGACAGCAGCAGTGGCTCCATCTCCCGCTGCGGAAACGACTTGCCTAAGATATTTGATTCGGTTATCACCAACGGCATAGACCCCGGAAAGATTCGTCTCCATCAAATCGTTGACGGAAACATAGCCGCGGTGATCCATTTCTATCCCACTATCTTTTAGAAATTCAGTGGCCGGAATCATACCTACGAAGAAGAACACACCCTGGCAGGGGAGGATTGATGAAGTGCCTGTCTTTAAATTTTTCACTTTTACCCCTTCCACATTTTCATCACCTAAAACTGCCTCTAGAGTGGAATTCCAAACAAACTCCATCTTCTCACTTTGCAAGGCTTTTTCAGCACTGACCTTATTGCAATCCAAGACTCCTTCATCATGAAGGACAATGACCGTGACTTTACGAGCAAACTTGGTGATAAATATTCCTTCTTCAATGGCTTGGTCCCCACTGCCTACCACAACTACATCTTCTCCCTCGAAGAACTCGGCATCGCATGTAGCACAATACGCAACCCCATTACCGCGTAATTCTTTTTCGCCGGGGATATTAAGGAGTCTGGGCTGAGTTCCCACAGCAACAATGATCGCCTTACCATAGACTTCTTTTTTCTTCTTGGTTATGATTCTTTTAGGATCTTGATAAAGATCTGTGCTTACTACCTCATCTTTAAGAAACTCTACGCCAAAACTCTTAGCATGTCTCTTGAAATCTTCCATGAGCTCCGGACCGCTGGTATTAACATATCCCGGGTAGTTTACGATCTCACGGGTATTATCTGCCATTCCACCGATGGTTCCTTTATTGATAATCAGTGTCTTCAGCTTTGCCCTTCCTCCATAGATTCCTGCCGTAAGCCCGGCAGGACCTCCGCCAATTATGATCAAATCATAGCAGTTATCCACTTCTAAACCCTCTCTCTTTTCCAGTCAGGCATCTGTCACATGATAGGTTTCTCTCCAGCCTTATCCCAAGATTTCAGAAATCTTTGCTTGAACTTGCTCTTCCTCCACTTCTCCGGCAAACTTTCCGCAGTATTCGCCTTCATTAAAGAAAAGAATTTGAGGAACTCCTCTAAGGGAGAAGGTTTGATACAATTCCTTATTATCTTCTACATCAACATAATAAAATCCGAATTCACCTTCATAGTTTGGTGCTAGTTCTTCGAGAACAGGTACGACTTCTTTACAAACATGACAACTCTTTCTGGAGAAAATCACGAGGCATTTTTCTCCACTATCATAAATCTTTTCTTCAAAACTTTTGGAATCCAATTTTATTAATGACATGTTTATAATCCTCCAGATTTAATTTTACTTTTATATCCCTTTTCATCCTGTGATAATCCCCTCAATCACGATTTTAATGACTTATACTGAACATGACAAGCACCAATAACTTGCAACTTTCACAACTTTTTGTTGTACCTAAGATAAGGCTATCTATAACGCAAATTACTATCATCTATAGAAAAATATAAAGATGCTCAACCTTATCTTAGCCAAGGGTATCATGCTATAATGT
Coding sequences:
- a CDS encoding TrpB-like pyridoxal phosphate-dependent enzyme; amino-acid sequence: MTKTPYKIYLSEEEMPKSWYNLKAVMKELPPPMLHPGTLKPCTIEDLQPVFCDELIEQELNTKDFYIEIPEDIRDFYKMYRPSPLVRAYCLEKLLDTPAEIYYKFEGTNTSGSHKLNSAAAQVYYAKKQGLTSLTTETGAGQWGTALSMACAYYQIDLTVYMVKISSEQKPYRKAVIETYGGKVIPSPSDTTEIGKKILAENPGTGGSLGCAISEAIEVALKSENCRYVLGSVLDHVVLHQTVIGEETKIACEKYGIQPDIMIGCVGGGSNYAGLIAPFFGDKLQGKNNITFIGVEPASCPSLTRGKYAYDFGDTGKTTPLLKMYTLGSGFIPSPNHSGGLRYHGMSGIVSKLYHDGLMEARAVEQSKIFDAATLFARSEGILPAPESSHALRVAIDEALKCKETGEKKTILFGLSGTGYFDLSAYMNYNAGTMTDFIPTDEDLEKSFATLPKVD
- a CDS encoding FAD-dependent oxidoreductase — translated: MDNCYDLIIIGGGPAGLTAGIYGGRAKLKTLIINKGTIGGMADNTREIVNYPGYVNTSGPELMEDFKRHAKSFGVEFLKDEVVSTDLYQDPKRIITKKKKEVYGKAIIVAVGTQPRLLNIPGEKELRGNGVAYCATCDAEFFEGEDVVVVGSGDQAIEEGIFITKFARKVTVIVLHDEGVLDCNKVSAEKALQSEKMEFVWNSTLEAVLGDENVEGVKVKNLKTGTSSILPCQGVFFFVGMIPATEFLKDSGIEMDHRGYVSVNDLMETNLSGVYAVGDNRIKYLRQVVSAAGDGATAAVAAERYIEELETFQKSILNSEKKVLLVFFNAADTQSLEFSSLMEELHKEHSEEYILVKVDMATKKNLAEKYSVTNAPAVVVLDKGKKVKDMECSTDKATLAGQL
- a CDS encoding thioredoxin family protein, which encodes MSLIKLDSKSFEEKIYDSGEKCLVIFSRKSCHVCKEVVPVLEELAPNYEGEFGFYYVDVEDNKELYQTFSLRGVPQILFFNEGEYCGKFAGEVEEEQVQAKISEILG